The Vicinamibacteria bacterium genome includes a window with the following:
- a CDS encoding sugar phosphate nucleotidyltransferase, with protein MKAIVLCAGFGTRMYPLTRGHAKTLLPAAGKPIVGHLVDGLEETGFFEQIVVVSNARFHDRFIAWGESRVVVLNNGVTHDEARLGAVQDLAWTIDQLGVREPVLVAAGDNLFRDTLEPFVTDYLKKPRNLILRYLEPNRDKLRRTGVAEIDDAGRLVRLVEKPESPPSQWACPALYMLQADAVEELGRYVVERPSADALGSFIAWLAPRLPVFTHEMRGDRLDVGDLEGYASAESWLTKGR; from the coding sequence GTGAAGGCGATTGTCCTGTGCGCCGGTTTCGGTACCCGCATGTATCCGTTGACCCGCGGTCACGCCAAAACGCTTCTCCCCGCCGCGGGGAAGCCCATCGTCGGCCACCTCGTCGATGGGCTCGAGGAGACTGGGTTCTTCGAGCAGATCGTCGTCGTCTCCAATGCACGGTTTCACGATCGATTCATCGCCTGGGGCGAGAGCCGGGTGGTCGTCCTCAACAACGGCGTCACCCACGACGAGGCGCGTCTCGGGGCGGTACAAGATCTCGCGTGGACGATCGACCAGCTCGGCGTTCGAGAGCCGGTGCTCGTGGCGGCGGGCGACAATCTGTTTCGAGATACGCTCGAGCCGTTCGTCACCGACTACCTAAAGAAGCCCCGCAACTTGATCCTCCGGTACCTCGAGCCCAATCGCGACAAGCTGAGGAGGACGGGTGTCGCGGAAATCGACGACGCTGGCCGACTCGTCCGACTCGTGGAGAAACCCGAGAGCCCACCCTCCCAATGGGCGTGCCCCGCTCTCTATATGCTGCAAGCCGACGCTGTCGAAGAGCTCGGGCGCTACGTCGTCGAGCGCCCGTCCGCCGACGCACTCGGGAGCTTCATCGCCTGGCTCGCGCCGCGGCTTCCGGTGTTCACCCACGAGATGCGAGGAGATCGCCTCGACGTCGGTGATCTGGAAGGGTACGCTTCAGCCGAATCCTGGCTCACGAAGGGCCGATAG